In the Wyeomyia smithii strain HCP4-BCI-WySm-NY-G18 chromosome 2, ASM2978416v1, whole genome shotgun sequence genome, one interval contains:
- the LOC129722974 gene encoding sodium/potassium/calcium exchanger 4-like, which produces MRTSTSSHRCYPVYLFLLVVIAQVEVRCMILDVQPDEKVITVGDNQNNIANTKQDVRIPEAPLMRYNNSDIDIRHVALEAYSPADLSLDERIELEKYIWHWYPWRRINYKVLEDGRKVELVCDEGSAIDELPDDIFTQEQRLQGAIILHFIGAIYFFCILAYVVSEYFLPSVECICEDLKLTQDVAAATFMAIAGSIPEFFTNTISTFIADSDMGLGTVVGSLLFNTLGCAAIAGLATRKPVQLDWWPLTRDSVVFSVHIALLTAFAWDGRIYWWEAMVFVILLANYFLIMFQNRRIMGFFKKYIEVKWNLCARVVREVEETERAEAEEASRNANSVTGVKTVTETPRKTLDKPMVRMSTASILSEQMAETPLKAGALHIPSRHTVVDPEDHPDMTLWKVSRETWLRGFWWFFSWPFRFVLTFIVPNPATMRRWYPLTFIMCIILIGCCSFFTFWMMSIIGYTLGIPDTVMGLTFLAMGGCMPEAISAVIVIRSGNGAMGVSNALGANSLAILFSLGVPWFIRTVADGGASTNAYYVIASYGMQYSIISLLFAVGFLYSTIYLAKFKLRKRIGIFLFLFYGILVTFMLLNELDIFFHSGDEC; this is translated from the exons ATGAGGACTTCAACCAGTAGTCACCGATGTTATCCTGTTTATCTTTTTCTGCTTGTCGTAATCGCTCAAGTTGAAGTTCGCTGTATGATACTCGATGTTCAGCCGGATGAAAAAGTGATAA CTGTCGGAGATAACCAGAACAATATCGCAAATACCAAACAAGATGTACGCATACCAGAAGCACCGCTAATGCGCTACAACAATTCAGACATCGACATTCGCCATGTCGCACTCGAAGCCTATTCACCAGCTGATCTTTCGTTAGACGAACGAATTGAGCTGGAGAAGTACATTTGGCACTGGTACCCATGGCGGCGGATTAACTATAAAGTACTAGAGGATGGCCGGAAGGTTGAGCTGGTATGCGATGAAGGATCTGCTATAGACGAACTTCCAGACGATATTTTCACAC AGGAACAGCGGTTGCAGGGTGCAATCATACTTCATTTTATTGGTGCCATTTACTTCTTCTGCATCTTGGCTTACGTGGTGAGCGAATACTTCCTGCCGTCGGTCGAGTGCATCTGCGAAGATCTCAAGCTTACACAG gaTGTCGCGGCAGCAACTTTTATGGCCATTGCCGGGAGTATTCCCGAGTTTTTCACAAACACGATCAGTACGTTCATAGCAGACTCGGACATGGGACTGGGAACAGTTGTAGGATCGTTGCTATTTAATACGTTAGGCTGTGCTGCGATAGCCGGCCTGGCTACTAGGAAG CCAGTGCAACTGGATTGGTGGCCCCTAACGCGGGATTCGGTTGTATTCTCGGTACACATAGCATTATTGACTGCGTTTGCCTGGGATGGTCGCATCTACTGGTGGGaagcaatggtttttgtaatTTTGCTCGCCAACTATTTCCTCATCATGTTTCAAAACAGACGAATAATGggcttttttaaaaaatatatcgaaGTCAAGTGGAATCTTTGTGCACGGGTTGTCAGAGAAGTTGAAGAAACAGAGCGCGCTGAAGCGGAAGAAGCGTCACGAAATGCCAACAGCGTCACTGGAGTAAAGACAGTCACCGAAACACCACGAAAAACGTTGGATAAGCCGATGGTTCGCATGTCAACAGCATCAATCTTATCAGAACAAATGGCTGAAACGCCATTGAAGGCAGGAGCATTGCACA TACCATCTCGACACACGGTGGTCGATCCGGAAGATCATCCGGATATGACCCTTTGGAAAGTTTCTCGAGAAACGTGGCTTCGTGGTTTCTGGTGGTTCTTTAGTTGGCCATTTCGTTTCGTCCTAACATTTATAGTACCAAATCCGGCCACCATGCGGCGCTGGTATCCGTTAACATTTATTATGTGTATAATATTAATCGGATGCTgctcatttttcactttctggATGATGTCGATTATAGGATATACTTTAGGAATTCCAGATACAGTCATGGGATTAACTTTCCTAGCCATGGGAGGTTGCATGCCAGAAGCTATTTCTGCGGTGATTGTCATTAGATCTG gaaATGGTGCAATGGGGGTTTCTAATGCCTTGGGAGCCAACTCATTGGCGATCCTGTTTTCATTAGGTGTGCCCTGGTTCATCCGGACGGTAGCTGATGGAGGCGCGTCAACCAATGCATATTACGTAATCGCATCCTACGGAATGCAGTATTCGATAATTTCGTTGCTCTTCGCGGTTGGGTTCCTTTACTCAACAATTTATTTAGCGAAGTTCAAATTGCGAAAGCGGATCGGAATTTTCCTATTTCTTTTCTATGGTATATTAGTAACATTCATGTTACTAAACGAACTTGACATCTTCTTCCATTCAGGAGACGAGTGTTGA